The following proteins are co-located in the Eublepharis macularius isolate TG4126 chromosome 5, MPM_Emac_v1.0, whole genome shotgun sequence genome:
- the HMG20B gene encoding SWI/SNF-related matrix-associated actin-dependent regulator of chromatin subfamily E member 1-related isoform X1, translating into MSHSTKQHATALLNAAGKTQHGSFLVAVKQEKGEALRPVGEKPHGEEEVSPLPVKKRGWPKGKKRKKILPNGPKAPVTGYVRFLNERREQIRMQRPDLPFPEITKMLGAEWSKLQPTDKQRYLDEAEREKQQYIKELREYQQSEAYKMCAEKMQEKKIKKEDAVSGAVNTLLNGYKAGESGGDGFSTFDTPIFTEEFLDQNKAREAELRRLRKMNTEFEEQNAILQKHTESMSCAKERLEQEVAMEERQTMALQQQLQAVRQALTASFASLPIPGTGETPTLGSLDFYMAKLHSAIESNPLQHERLVVRVKEILSRIASEHL; encoded by the exons AAATGCTGCCGGAAAGACCCAGCACGGAAGCTTCCTGGTGGCTGTTAAACAGGAGAAGGGTGAGGCCTTGCGGCCTGTTGGCGAGAAGCCCCATGGCGAAGAGGAGGTGAGCCCCCTG CCGGTGAAGAAGCGGGGCTGGCCGAAAggcaagaagagaaagaagatCCTCCCCAATGGGCCCAAGGCCCCGGTGACGGGCTACGTCCGCTTCCTGAATGAGCGGCGGGAGCAAATCCGCATGCAGCGCCCAGACTTGCCCTTTCCAGAGATCACAAAGATGCTGGGGGCCGAGTGGAGCAAACTGCAACCCACAGATAAGCAG CGATACCTGGATGAGGCAGAGCGGGAGAAGCAGCAGTACATTAAAGAGCTGAGGGAATACCAGCAATCCGAGGCCTACAAAATGTGTGCTGAGAAGATGCAAGAGAAGAAGATCAAGAAAG AGGATGCTGTGTCTGGAGCTGTCAATACCCTCCTGAACGGGTACAAA GCTGGGGAGAGTGGCGGTGATGGCTTCTCCACATTCGATACCCCCATCTTCACAGAAGAATTCTTGGACCAAAATAAAG CCCGAGAAGCTGAGCTGCGGCGCCTGCGCAAAATGAACACCGAGTTTGAGGAGCAGAATGCCATTTTGCAGAAGCACACGGAGAGCATGAGCTGTGCCAAGGAACGGCTGGAGCAAGAGGTGGCCATGGAGGAAAGGCAGACGatggccctgcagcagcagctccaggctGTGCGCCAAGCTCTGACGGCCAGCTTTGCCAGCTTGCCCatcccag GCACAGGAGAGACCCCCACGCTGGGCAGTCTGGATTTCTACATGGCGAAGCTGCACAGCGCCATTGAGAGCAACCCGCTGCAACATGAGAGGCTGGTGGTCCGAGTGAAGGAGATCCTGTCCCGTATTGCCAG TGAGCACTTGTGA
- the HMG20B gene encoding SWI/SNF-related matrix-associated actin-dependent regulator of chromatin subfamily E member 1-related isoform X2 has product MSHSTKQHATALLNAAGKTQHGSFLVAVKQEKGEALRPVGEKPHGEEEPVKKRGWPKGKKRKKILPNGPKAPVTGYVRFLNERREQIRMQRPDLPFPEITKMLGAEWSKLQPTDKQRYLDEAEREKQQYIKELREYQQSEAYKMCAEKMQEKKIKKEDAVSGAVNTLLNGYKAGESGGDGFSTFDTPIFTEEFLDQNKAREAELRRLRKMNTEFEEQNAILQKHTESMSCAKERLEQEVAMEERQTMALQQQLQAVRQALTASFASLPIPGTGETPTLGSLDFYMAKLHSAIESNPLQHERLVVRVKEILSRIASEHL; this is encoded by the exons AAATGCTGCCGGAAAGACCCAGCACGGAAGCTTCCTGGTGGCTGTTAAACAGGAGAAGGGTGAGGCCTTGCGGCCTGTTGGCGAGAAGCCCCATGGCGAAGAGGAG CCGGTGAAGAAGCGGGGCTGGCCGAAAggcaagaagagaaagaagatCCTCCCCAATGGGCCCAAGGCCCCGGTGACGGGCTACGTCCGCTTCCTGAATGAGCGGCGGGAGCAAATCCGCATGCAGCGCCCAGACTTGCCCTTTCCAGAGATCACAAAGATGCTGGGGGCCGAGTGGAGCAAACTGCAACCCACAGATAAGCAG CGATACCTGGATGAGGCAGAGCGGGAGAAGCAGCAGTACATTAAAGAGCTGAGGGAATACCAGCAATCCGAGGCCTACAAAATGTGTGCTGAGAAGATGCAAGAGAAGAAGATCAAGAAAG AGGATGCTGTGTCTGGAGCTGTCAATACCCTCCTGAACGGGTACAAA GCTGGGGAGAGTGGCGGTGATGGCTTCTCCACATTCGATACCCCCATCTTCACAGAAGAATTCTTGGACCAAAATAAAG CCCGAGAAGCTGAGCTGCGGCGCCTGCGCAAAATGAACACCGAGTTTGAGGAGCAGAATGCCATTTTGCAGAAGCACACGGAGAGCATGAGCTGTGCCAAGGAACGGCTGGAGCAAGAGGTGGCCATGGAGGAAAGGCAGACGatggccctgcagcagcagctccaggctGTGCGCCAAGCTCTGACGGCCAGCTTTGCCAGCTTGCCCatcccag GCACAGGAGAGACCCCCACGCTGGGCAGTCTGGATTTCTACATGGCGAAGCTGCACAGCGCCATTGAGAGCAACCCGCTGCAACATGAGAGGCTGGTGGTCCGAGTGAAGGAGATCCTGTCCCGTATTGCCAG TGAGCACTTGTGA